In Alteracholeplasma palmae J233, a single genomic region encodes these proteins:
- a CDS encoding RnfABCDGE type electron transport complex subunit D produces MNVRITNQTSPYIRKDTSTKRMMVDVLIALVPVVVFAIYKSGMSALTRLIVSVLLSVLFEATYILLFKRVEGKSFLDKVKKRWETYTINNITAPAVTGLILGLLLPDKISFYVIVIASFFAIFVAKMFFGGLGNNLLNPAAFGRLFAGFALTALFATSAYSAIDAVSGATALSLEFPKVLETYSLLDMIIGNIPGAMGEINSIAILIGGVYLLIRRSADYRPILSATLAFLALLIPAAFIIQENYWLEFIVYHIFSGGLLFGLFFMVTDPVTSPITRPGRWIYGMIIGVLVFLIRVFGAYPEGVAIALLIGNILVPLIDYPKWATNKYTKKFYIGYGVSLAVVVISTILVLGGWVI; encoded by the coding sequence ATGAATGTTCGTATAACAAATCAAACAAGTCCATATATTAGAAAAGACACAAGTACTAAAAGAATGATGGTGGATGTTTTAATTGCTTTAGTACCGGTTGTTGTATTTGCTATTTATAAAAGTGGAATGAGTGCTTTAACAAGATTGATTGTATCAGTTTTACTATCTGTTTTATTTGAAGCAACCTATATTTTATTATTTAAAAGAGTAGAGGGGAAAAGTTTTTTAGATAAAGTTAAAAAAAGATGGGAAACATATACCATTAATAATATAACTGCACCAGCTGTTACAGGACTTATTTTAGGATTATTATTACCAGATAAAATTTCATTTTATGTCATTGTGATTGCATCCTTTTTTGCAATATTTGTTGCTAAAATGTTTTTTGGTGGTTTAGGCAATAATCTTTTAAACCCTGCAGCATTCGGTAGACTATTTGCTGGTTTTGCTTTAACTGCGCTCTTTGCAACAAGTGCATATTCAGCAATAGATGCTGTGAGTGGGGCAACTGCTTTATCTTTAGAGTTTCCCAAGGTATTAGAAACTTATAGTTTACTTGATATGATCATAGGAAACATTCCTGGTGCTATGGGCGAGATTAATAGTATTGCAATACTTATAGGTGGTGTGTATTTACTTATAAGAAGATCTGCAGATTATAGACCGATTTTATCTGCAACATTAGCTTTTCTAGCTTTATTAATCCCAGCCGCTTTTATCATTCAAGAAAATTATTGGTTAGAGTTTATTGTTTATCATATATTTAGTGGTGGGTTATTATTTGGATTGTTCTTTATGGTAACAGATCCTGTTACATCGCCAATTACTAGACCAGGTAGATGGATTTATGGGATGATTATAGGAGTTTTAGTATTCTTAATTAGAGTATTTGGTGCGTATCCTGAGGGGGTTGCGATTGCCTTACTTATAGGAAATATTTTAGTACCTTTAATAGATTATCCTAAATGGGCAACTAATAAATATACTAAAAAATTCTACATTGGTTATGGAGTATCATTAGCGGTTGTTGTTATATCAACTATTCTAGTATTAGGAGGATGGGTGATATGA
- a CDS encoding OsmC family protein, with translation MSMYKAIAYNKYGTNGESYTKDGLEVTLAPLTSEKKGTNPEELLALSWAACLNATARSILNLSGKTNKIHVRVEVDLEKDVPKGLIFKPVAYMAVEGFTLEEAKFLAEKAHKHCPVSKLLSLTPGVTVNAVSFDEIFE, from the coding sequence ATGAGTATGTATAAGGCAATTGCCTATAATAAATATGGAACAAATGGTGAAAGTTATACTAAAGATGGTTTAGAAGTAACGCTTGCCCCACTTACAAGTGAAAAAAAAGGAACTAACCCAGAAGAACTATTAGCATTATCTTGGGCAGCATGTTTAAACGCTACAGCCAGAAGCATTTTAAACTTAAGTGGTAAAACTAATAAAATTCATGTACGTGTTGAAGTTGATTTAGAAAAAGATGTTCCCAAAGGACTAATATTTAAACCAGTAGCATATATGGCTGTAGAAGGCTTCACACTTGAAGAAGCTAAGTTTTTGGCAGAAAAAGCACATAAGCATTGCCCGGTTTCAAAACTACTAAGTTTAACACCTGGTGTTACGGTAAATGCTGTTTCCTTTGATGAAATATTTGAATAA
- a CDS encoding RnfABCDGE type electron transport complex subunit C, with product MIQKTREIPDGKKVLKKLPILHYLDADYLYYPITNQRCPEGETCVIMGQFVKVGEEIGVRKGAFFEQPIHATASGEIMGYEKKMDQSGRLVDCLIVKNDKKYELHESIYDRTDEEIMNLTKQDFIDIAKNSGLVGLGGSGFPTYIKLNAKHPVDIVVANGVECEPNLISDYEILMRHPEEMILGLIYSMKAVGAKKGIIAIKEKNKELEARLSFAIKDFPQYDLKVKLVGNYYPQGWELETIKSATGIKIPQGKITSEYGIINFNVSTLVSLYHAVKKRLPVLERFFTISGDGAHNKNFRVRIGTSIEELLELAGGYKDLDLNKTLIVGGPMMGTSVSSSDLVLTHTMTSLIINNEVVREEEPCIHCASCVYSCPVEIQPVQIMNAFKRKDTGFLVDLAVNKCIECGLCSFVCPSKIHLTDYMRKGKALLKTGGQ from the coding sequence ATGATACAAAAAACTAGGGAAATTCCTGATGGAAAAAAGGTATTGAAAAAACTACCTATTTTGCATTACCTGGATGCTGATTATTTATACTATCCAATTACTAATCAAAGATGTCCAGAAGGGGAAACTTGTGTTATTATGGGACAGTTTGTCAAAGTTGGGGAAGAAATTGGAGTTAGAAAAGGTGCGTTTTTTGAACAACCTATACATGCAACCGCAAGCGGTGAAATTATGGGATATGAAAAGAAAATGGATCAAAGTGGACGTTTAGTAGATTGCTTAATTGTTAAAAATGATAAGAAATATGAACTTCATGAATCTATCTATGATAGAACAGATGAAGAAATTATGAATCTTACTAAACAAGATTTTATAGATATTGCTAAAAATTCAGGATTAGTTGGATTAGGTGGAAGTGGTTTTCCTACTTATATTAAACTGAATGCTAAACATCCAGTGGATATTGTGGTTGCTAATGGTGTTGAGTGTGAACCTAATTTAATTAGTGACTATGAAATATTAATGCGCCATCCTGAAGAAATGATTCTAGGGCTTATATATTCTATGAAAGCAGTAGGTGCCAAAAAAGGTATTATTGCTATTAAAGAAAAGAATAAAGAATTAGAAGCTAGATTAAGTTTTGCTATTAAAGATTTCCCACAATATGATTTAAAGGTTAAACTTGTAGGGAATTACTACCCACAAGGATGGGAACTAGAAACAATTAAAAGTGCTACAGGTATAAAAATACCACAAGGTAAGATTACTTCTGAATATGGCATTATTAACTTTAATGTTTCAACTTTAGTAAGTTTATATCATGCCGTAAAAAAAAGATTACCAGTCTTAGAAAGATTCTTTACTATTAGTGGCGATGGTGCACATAATAAAAACTTTAGAGTAAGAATTGGTACTTCGATAGAAGAACTTTTAGAACTTGCTGGTGGATACAAAGATTTAGATCTTAATAAGACATTAATAGTTGGAGGTCCAATGATGGGAACAAGCGTTTCTTCAAGTGACCTAGTTTTAACACATACAATGACAAGTTTAATTATTAATAATGAAGTAGTAAGAGAAGAAGAACCTTGTATTCATTGTGCGTCTTGTGTATATTCATGTCCTGTTGAAATTCAACCAGTACAAATTATGAATGCTTTTAAAAGAAAAGATACTGGTTTTTTAGTTGATTTAGCAGTCAATAAATGTATTGAATGCGGGTTATGTTCTTTTGTATGTCCTTCTAAAATTCATTTAACTGACTACATGAGAAAAGGTAAAGCCTTACTTAAAACAGGGGGACAGTAA
- a CDS encoding Rnf-Nqr domain containing protein has translation MIFTFIATILSALFYQNVVLTKTALTEDSLKDETRIVPVLKYSGCVSLFTLVIFLVSYPIYQYGLKPFDLGYFNYLLVVLLMVGLHALITYLLNKKNKDQYKELISNMILNSAVIFITLMSYQENSFLSALAVVLGSLLGYMGVMVLLTTIQVRLKTAPDSLVIKGLPMLLIILGVMAVAFRGLAGIF, from the coding sequence ATGATTTTTACATTTATTGCGACGATTTTGAGTGCCTTATTCTATCAAAATGTTGTTTTAACTAAAACAGCTTTGACAGAAGACAGTTTAAAGGATGAAACAAGGATTGTTCCAGTTTTAAAGTATAGTGGATGTGTTTCATTATTCACATTAGTTATTTTTCTAGTTTCATATCCTATTTATCAATATGGTTTAAAACCTTTTGACTTAGGATACTTTAATTACTTATTAGTAGTATTGTTAATGGTAGGGCTACATGCATTAATTACGTACTTACTTAATAAAAAGAATAAGGATCAGTATAAGGAGTTAATATCTAATATGATATTAAACTCAGCAGTGATATTTATTACCTTGATGTCATATCAAGAAAACTCATTTTTAAGTGCACTAGCAGTTGTGTTGGGCTCACTTTTAGGTTATATGGGTGTGATGGTATTATTAACAACAATTCAAGTAAGACTAAAAACAGCTCCAGATAGTTTAGTGATTAAGGGATTACCAATGCTTTTAATTATATTAGGTGTAATGGCAGTTGCCTTTAGAGGTCTTGCAGGAATATTTTAA
- a CDS encoding inorganic diphosphatase — protein MNIWHDINPKRISPNKFIACIEITKGSKKKYELDKETGMIILDRVLFTSTHYPANYGFIPLTYAGDNDPLDVLVLCQEDIEPMSLVECYPIGVLKMIDSDEVDEKIIAIPLGDPSMTQYKDLKSLPHHLLSEMSHFFEVYKSLEGKKTYILDIEGKDEALQIIENAMENYNKKFK, from the coding sequence ATGAATATTTGGCATGATATTAATCCAAAAAGAATAAGCCCAAACAAATTTATTGCCTGTATAGAAATTACTAAAGGTAGTAAAAAGAAATATGAATTAGACAAAGAAACAGGAATGATTATTTTAGATAGAGTGTTGTTTACATCTACACACTATCCTGCAAATTATGGATTTATACCATTAACATATGCAGGTGATAATGACCCTTTAGATGTTTTAGTTTTATGTCAGGAAGATATTGAACCAATGAGTTTAGTAGAATGTTATCCAATAGGTGTTTTAAAGATGATTGATTCAGATGAAGTTGATGAAAAAATTATCGCAATACCTCTAGGGGATCCATCTATGACACAATATAAAGATTTAAAATCTTTGCCACATCATTTATTATCAGAAATGAGTCATTTTTTTGAAGTGTATAAATCACTTGAAGGTAAAAAAACTTATATTCTAGATATTGAAGGAAAAGATGAGGCACTCCAGATTATTGAAAATGCTATGGAAAATTATAATAAGAAGTTTAAATAA
- a CDS encoding FAD:protein FMN transferase: MTKKINLIILILLSFILSSCQKVERFRGTFSTMGTAVSVTIDLEIKEAYEKHYKFIEDTFDFYHVLADNETDKIKLDSNSLYQLTSENNVYKINSKIASSDNLEETFEVQKELYELVYFGLLMEQETVIDGVQYFSISLGNIIDKWKSVIREKNDLTQEEINDKINKIKSEIEKIEEVNRPIIIKEAEGKYFLTIKKGAKIDLGALAKGYALELVRKYLEEQKVTSYLISAGSSSMIMGSNYKKTSKKYLIGLVDPLKTKEYYGTVELENNGITTSGNHEQFVEFIKGDEKQIYHHIVSPKEKMPLNYYHTVTLISKDVAKADALTTAMFNMPKEVLDKFIKENQYEVIYYENNERAATLHINTDKYQFKWSE, from the coding sequence ATGACAAAAAAAATCAATCTTATTATACTCATCTTACTTTCTTTTATATTGTCATCTTGTCAAAAAGTAGAAAGATTTAGAGGAACTTTTTCAACTATGGGCACTGCAGTTTCAGTGACTATAGATTTAGAAATTAAAGAAGCATATGAAAAACATTATAAGTTTATTGAAGACACATTTGATTTTTATCATGTTTTAGCAGATAATGAAACAGATAAAATCAAGTTAGATTCTAATTCGTTATATCAATTAACATCAGAAAATAACGTTTATAAAATAAATAGCAAAATAGCAAGTTCAGATAATTTAGAAGAGACTTTTGAAGTTCAAAAAGAATTATATGAGTTAGTTTATTTTGGCTTATTAATGGAACAAGAAACAGTAATTGATGGCGTGCAATATTTTTCTATTTCACTTGGAAATATTATTGATAAATGGAAAAGTGTGATTAGAGAAAAAAATGATTTAACACAAGAAGAAATTAATGATAAAATTAATAAAATAAAAAGTGAAATAGAAAAAATAGAAGAAGTAAATAGACCAATAATCATAAAAGAAGCAGAGGGTAAATATTTTTTAACTATTAAAAAAGGCGCTAAAATTGATTTAGGTGCACTCGCTAAAGGTTATGCCTTAGAACTTGTTAGAAAATATTTAGAAGAACAAAAAGTTACCAGTTATCTAATTAGTGCAGGTTCAAGTTCAATGATTATGGGTAGTAATTATAAAAAAACTAGTAAGAAGTATTTAATTGGACTTGTAGATCCTTTAAAAACAAAAGAATACTACGGAACAGTTGAACTAGAGAATAACGGTATTACAACCAGTGGAAACCATGAACAATTTGTTGAATTTATTAAAGGTGATGAAAAACAAATATATCATCACATAGTTTCTCCAAAAGAAAAAATGCCACTTAATTACTATCATACAGTGACTTTGATTTCAAAAGATGTAGCAAAAGCAGATGCATTAACAACTGCTATGTTTAATATGCCAAAAGAAGTATTGGATAAATTCATTAAAGAAAACCAGTATGAAGTCATATATTATGAAAATAATGAAAGGGCAGCAACACTTCACATAAACACTGACAAATATCAATTTAAATGGTCAGAATAA
- the glyA gene encoding serine hydroxymethyltransferase: protein MSLKSFDNELFLSIEKEGLRQEEHIELIASENFVSKNVLEAQGSVLTNKYAEGYPGKRYYGGCENVDVVETLAINRLKQIFDANYVNVQPHSGSQANAAVYQALLEPNDVILGMSLDAGGHLTHGYKLNFSGRNYKAYSYGLNKETELIDYDELRKIALEVKPKVIVAGASAYSRIIDFKKFREVADEVGAYLFVDMAHIAGLVAAKLHPSPMPYADVVTSTTHKTLRGPRGGIILTNKEDIAKKIDKAVFPGVQGGPLMHVIAAKAVSFKEALDPSFNLYQQQVQKNAKILASELSKLGYRIISKTTDNHMVLVDVKSKLNITGKKAEDILHEVNITCNKNSIPFDTEKPAYTSGIRLGSPAMTTRGFKEEEFRVIAHLIDDALNNRDDLEKLLEIKKEVLRLTSQFPLYK, encoded by the coding sequence ATGAGTTTAAAATCATTTGATAATGAACTATTTTTAAGTATAGAAAAAGAAGGATTAAGACAAGAGGAACATATAGAACTAATAGCATCTGAAAACTTTGTTTCAAAAAATGTATTAGAAGCCCAAGGATCTGTTTTAACTAATAAATACGCAGAAGGTTATCCAGGTAAAAGATATTATGGTGGATGTGAAAATGTAGATGTTGTTGAAACACTTGCGATTAATAGATTGAAACAAATTTTTGATGCAAACTATGTCAATGTACAACCTCATTCAGGATCACAAGCAAACGCTGCCGTATACCAAGCATTATTAGAGCCTAATGATGTCATTTTAGGTATGTCACTTGATGCTGGAGGACATTTAACACATGGGTATAAACTTAATTTTTCAGGAAGAAATTATAAAGCTTACTCATACGGATTAAACAAGGAAACTGAATTAATTGATTATGATGAATTAAGAAAAATAGCTTTAGAAGTTAAACCTAAAGTCATAGTTGCAGGAGCGTCTGCTTATTCTAGAATTATAGACTTTAAAAAGTTTAGAGAAGTTGCTGATGAAGTAGGTGCTTATTTATTTGTAGATATGGCACACATTGCTGGACTGGTTGCTGCTAAACTGCACCCATCACCAATGCCATATGCTGATGTTGTTACATCGACTACTCATAAAACCTTAAGAGGTCCTCGTGGGGGAATTATTTTAACAAACAAGGAAGATATTGCTAAAAAAATAGATAAAGCGGTTTTTCCGGGTGTTCAAGGTGGGCCATTAATGCATGTGATTGCTGCTAAGGCTGTTTCATTTAAAGAAGCATTAGATCCTTCTTTTAATCTATACCAACAACAAGTTCAAAAAAATGCTAAGATATTAGCTTCTGAACTTTCAAAGTTAGGATATAGAATTATTTCTAAGACTACTGATAATCATATGGTTTTGGTTGATGTTAAATCTAAGTTGAATATTACAGGTAAAAAAGCAGAAGATATTTTACATGAAGTCAATATTACATGTAATAAAAATAGCATTCCTTTTGATACAGAAAAACCTGCATATACAAGTGGTATTAGATTAGGTAGCCCTGCTATGACTACTAGAGGATTTAAAGAAGAAGAGTTTAGAGTGATTGCACATTTAATAGATGATGCTTTAAATAATAGAGATGATTTAGAAAAATTATTAGAGATTAAAAAGGAAGTACTTAGATTAACAAGTCAATTTCCTTTATATAAATAA
- a CDS encoding NusG domain II-containing protein produces the protein MKKYLKDIVVISIVLVIALVIYLVTIPTKKEGSQAIVYYRNKILSTIDFNTNKINITNVEEGYPVISDTDEPNIKQIIVLGDYKVDNKKTLVYIDVDFNLKRIRIKKDESPYQIAVNRGWYDGNGLPLISAPNSISIIFEDSLVDGAV, from the coding sequence ATGAAAAAATATTTAAAAGATATTGTAGTCATTAGCATAGTGTTAGTCATTGCGTTAGTTATTTATTTAGTGACTATACCTACTAAAAAAGAAGGATCACAAGCAATTGTTTATTATAGAAATAAAATACTTTCAACAATCGATTTTAATACCAATAAAATTAATATAACAAATGTTGAAGAAGGTTATCCAGTGATTAGTGATACAGATGAACCTAATATAAAGCAAATAATTGTCCTAGGCGATTATAAAGTAGATAATAAAAAAACATTAGTCTATATAGATGTTGATTTTAATTTAAAAAGGATTAGAATAAAGAAAGATGAGTCACCTTATCAAATAGCTGTTAATAGAGGTTGGTATGATGGTAATGGACTACCGCTTATATCAGCTCCTAATAGTATCAGTATTATTTTTGAAGATTCATTAGTGGATGGTGCAGTATGA
- a CDS encoding YebC/PmpR family DNA-binding transcriptional regulator, with product MGRAFEVRKVAMAKTAAAKSKVYAKFGREIYMAAKSGTPDPESNANLKRIIEKAKKEQVSADVIKRAIDKAKGGSDENYNEVRYEGFGPGNSMFIVDCLTDNVNRTIAEVRNCFTKTGGKIGVSGSVLHQFEHASVFKVVGTEDEILEVLLENDVNASDVEVEEDNVIIYGAPSDFYQIKTVLTNAKIEILEEELTWLPITTATLSEEDENQKFERLVNMLDELDDVQNVYHNVI from the coding sequence ATGGGAAGAGCGTTTGAAGTTAGAAAAGTTGCGATGGCTAAAACAGCAGCAGCAAAAAGTAAAGTTTATGCAAAATTCGGAAGAGAAATTTATATGGCCGCAAAATCAGGAACTCCTGATCCAGAGTCAAATGCAAACTTAAAGAGAATTATTGAAAAGGCTAAGAAAGAACAAGTCAGCGCTGACGTTATTAAAAGAGCTATTGATAAAGCTAAAGGCGGAAGTGATGAAAACTATAATGAAGTAAGATATGAAGGTTTTGGTCCAGGAAATAGTATGTTTATTGTTGACTGTTTAACAGATAATGTGAATAGAACGATTGCGGAAGTTAGAAATTGCTTTACTAAAACAGGCGGTAAAATAGGGGTATCAGGATCAGTGTTACACCAATTTGAACATGCATCAGTCTTTAAAGTAGTAGGAACTGAAGATGAAATATTAGAAGTTTTACTAGAAAATGATGTCAACGCAAGCGATGTAGAAGTAGAAGAAGATAATGTTATTATTTATGGGGCACCAAGTGATTTTTATCAAATTAAAACAGTTTTAACTAATGCTAAAATAGAAATATTAGAAGAAGAATTAACATGGTTACCAATTACTACAGCAACTTTATCAGAAGAAGATGAAAATCAAAAATTTGAACGTCTAGTAAATATGTTAGATGAATTAGATGATGTTCAAAATGTTTATCATAACGTTATATAA
- a CDS encoding Rnf-Nqr domain containing protein yields the protein MKYDYLKNQTFAVFFSMMPILLIATSFEKGLISAIILFVISIVTTLIAYFLKDNLKGTHRTYAYIILVAMQMTIVGLLLKLVLPNDITNSGLYLSLFIINIVVIGYAELVSDRMISLKRNIQTSLLTFIVILIVSLLREVLGTGSIQFSLIAQNSISIFDSKYAISLLVDISGGFIITGIVAAIAFALFSKKEGEGK from the coding sequence ATGAAATATGATTATTTAAAGAATCAAACTTTTGCAGTTTTCTTTAGCATGATGCCTATTTTACTTATCGCAACAAGTTTTGAAAAAGGGCTTATTTCAGCAATTATCTTATTTGTTATCTCTATAGTGACAACCCTTATTGCCTATTTTTTAAAAGACAATTTAAAAGGCACGCATAGAACATATGCTTATATCATATTAGTTGCGATGCAAATGACGATTGTTGGGTTATTATTAAAATTAGTATTACCTAATGATATTACAAATTCAGGACTTTATTTATCACTTTTCATTATTAATATAGTAGTGATCGGTTATGCAGAATTAGTCTCAGATCGTATGATAAGTTTAAAAAGAAATATACAAACAAGTTTATTAACATTTATAGTTATTTTAATTGTTTCTCTTTTAAGAGAAGTGCTTGGAACAGGTAGTATCCAATTTAGTTTAATTGCTCAAAATAGCATTTCTATTTTTGATAGTAAATATGCAATAAGTTTATTAGTTGATATTTCAGGAGGCTTTATTATAACTGGGATTGTTGCAGCTATTGCATTTGCCTTATTTTCAAAAAAGGAAGGTGAAGGAAAATGA
- a CDS encoding ABC transporter ATP-binding protein, with protein sequence MKNLIEVKGLTKKYGNVEALKGVNLELTSGKIVGLLGPNGSGKTTIIKILTGLLKQYEGEVLIDGNPISNLSKGLISYLPDQIYFEKWMKITDVVKYFSDMYGDFNQERFNILMEKFKIQDRTYIKKLSKGNQEKLQLALILSRDAKIYIFDEPIGGVDPVVREIILDTILNNHNKDALIILSTHQIYDVEELFDEVIFLKYGEVVLHKPTKEVVEEYNMNLNEAFKEVFRNAF encoded by the coding sequence GTGAAAAACTTAATTGAAGTAAAAGGCCTAACTAAAAAGTATGGCAATGTTGAAGCACTAAAAGGCGTTAACTTAGAATTAACTAGTGGTAAAATTGTTGGTTTATTAGGACCTAATGGTTCAGGTAAAACTACAATTATTAAAATACTAACAGGACTATTAAAACAATATGAAGGCGAAGTTCTAATTGATGGTAATCCAATCAGCAATCTATCAAAAGGTCTTATTTCATATTTACCAGATCAAATCTATTTTGAAAAATGGATGAAAATTACAGATGTAGTAAAATACTTTAGTGATATGTACGGGGACTTTAATCAAGAAAGATTTAATATTTTAATGGAAAAATTTAAAATCCAAGATCGTACTTATATTAAAAAACTTTCTAAGGGAAATCAAGAAAAATTACAATTAGCACTTATTTTATCTAGAGATGCTAAAATTTATATTTTCGATGAACCAATTGGCGGTGTAGACCCTGTTGTTAGAGAAATCATTTTAGATACAATTTTAAATAATCATAATAAGGATGCATTAATTATTTTATCTACTCACCAAATCTATGATGTTGAAGAATTATTTGATGAAGTTATCTTCTTAAAATATGGAGAAGTTGTTTTACATAAACCAACTAAAGAAGTAGTAGAAGAATACAACATGAATTTAAATGAAGCGTTCAAGGAGGTATTTAGAAATGCTTTTTAA
- a CDS encoding glycoside hydrolase family 28 protein yields MKSFRTHLIDKTGTKDVTKELQELIIKTSQAKGKLILETGVYLTSALYLESDMEFHFEDNATLLGTTDETAYKLEKTRVAGIEMDWYPGILNCKNKENVVISGNGFIDGQGEYFWNKYWGSDTKSGMRKEYDAKGLRWACDYDCLRVRNVVVSNSKNIVLKEFSSKKSGFWNVHVLYSEHIHIDGVKILSSELHSPSTDGIDIDSSSHVLIENCVTSCNDDSICIKSGRDYDGIRVARPSHDIIIRNCEILSGFGVTLGSEVSGGIYNIKIENLKYHGTDCGFRIKSSINRKGYIKDIFINNLEMINVKYLFHIYLNWNPDYSICEIPKDYKGNIKEHWKVLTQKIDPSISNTIVENIYIKNIKATNEPNYKGISRAFHIEGFKDVPIKNLVFENMNLNVAEYGVINYVKELQFKDTQITVSSKADKKNDDYDNR; encoded by the coding sequence ATGAAAAGTTTTAGAACTCATTTAATTGATAAAACAGGAACAAAAGATGTTACCAAAGAATTACAAGAACTTATTATAAAAACTTCGCAAGCTAAAGGAAAACTTATTTTAGAAACAGGCGTTTATTTAACCTCAGCACTTTATTTAGAAAGCGATATGGAGTTTCACTTTGAGGATAACGCAACCTTATTAGGGACAACTGATGAAACTGCCTATAAGTTAGAAAAAACGCGTGTAGCAGGTATTGAAATGGATTGGTATCCAGGAATTCTTAATTGTAAAAATAAGGAAAATGTAGTTATTAGTGGAAATGGGTTTATTGATGGACAAGGTGAATATTTTTGGAATAAATATTGGGGATCTGATACTAAAAGTGGTATGAGAAAAGAATATGATGCTAAAGGGCTTAGATGGGCATGTGACTATGATTGTTTAAGGGTGAGAAATGTAGTTGTTAGTAACTCTAAAAATATAGTTTTAAAGGAGTTTAGTTCTAAAAAATCAGGTTTTTGGAATGTTCATGTTTTATATAGTGAACACATTCATATTGATGGTGTAAAGATATTATCATCAGAACTACATAGTCCTAGCACAGATGGTATTGATATAGATTCATCAAGTCATGTATTAATAGAAAACTGTGTAACATCTTGTAATGATGATAGCATATGCATTAAATCAGGTAGAGATTATGATGGTATTAGAGTAGCTAGACCATCGCATGATATTATAATTAGAAATTGTGAAATCTTATCTGGTTTTGGGGTAACATTAGGAAGCGAAGTTTCAGGTGGAATCTATAATATTAAAATTGAAAACTTAAAATATCATGGGACAGATTGTGGGTTTAGAATTAAGTCTTCTATTAATAGAAAAGGATACATAAAAGATATTTTTATTAATAACCTAGAAATGATTAATGTTAAGTATCTATTCCATATCTATCTTAATTGGAACCCGGATTATAGTATTTGTGAAATACCTAAGGATTATAAAGGAAACATAAAAGAGCATTGGAAGGTATTAACACAAAAAATTGATCCAAGTATTTCAAATACTATTGTAGAAAATATCTATATAAAAAACATTAAAGCAACAAATGAACCTAATTATAAAGGTATTAGTAGAGCATTTCATATAGAGGGGTTTAAAGATGTTCCTATAAAAAACTTAGTATTTGAGAATATGAATCTAAATGTGGCTGAGTACGGTGTGATTAATTATGTAAAAGAACTCCAATTTAAGGATACTCAAATTACAGTTTCATCTAAGGCAGATAAAAAGAATGACGATTACGATAATAGATAA